TCATGAATGGATTGAATGAATCAATTACAAGTATTGAATGTATTCAATGATTGATAAAGAACCCTGAGATATACTACttatagagatttttttaaagtgaaaaaCTCTTGAACCATCACTTCTTAAGTTTCTGGTTTTTAACTCCTTAAGTTTCTGGTTGTTAACTCATTCCAAAGATCAACAGCCGAGGCAACATAAAGCAAACTATTCCTTATTTctttagaaatggaattcattaACCAAGAAAGTACCAAATTGTTAACACGCAGCCAAGCACTATGAAGAACAAGTTGATCAGCAGGAGTAGCAGCAATCGAACCATTAATGAATGCCACCTTGTTCTTGACAGTCAATGCCATGGTGATTGATCGACTCCATGCAATGTAATTATCTCCAGAAAAAATTTCTGAAACGAGGAGGGCACCAGGATTGTCATTTGGATGTAGATAATAAGGACTAGAGGAATAATCTGAGAGATTTATGACAGAGCGAGGAGAAGTGGCAGAATTGGTAGAATCCATTTCGGGAATCTATTAGAGAAAGTGCAAGAAAtgaaagaagacgaagaagacaacaacaaaaattctCGAGCAGAATTTTGTAATGCAGATTTCAAGAATTCAAAGTTTTAGAGACGAGAAGATGAATTTGCAGAAGCAAGAATGATTttcaatctgataccatgtcaatttTCTGATGAACACAGAATAGAAGCagaggaaaatgaaatgaaaacctTTCGTGTGAATGAATTAATTACAAGTACTGAATGTATTTATACTAATGAAAGAcaataacagaaaataaataactttctgaatctttttctaatttaaCACATGCTATTTTAGACTTTAATTCCATTTGCTCAATTTATGAGGCTATACTACAACATCAAGATTTCTGTCTACTAGTCTTCCCCTTTTCCCCTTCTGCAGTGACATTTTCTAAATCTGATTGTTTCCTGGATGATGAATgcttttgattctttaaacagCTATGATGGTGCTTCATCCGGGGCTCCTTTTCACCATGAGCCTTCTTCTTGGGTTTCTGTTCTTCAACCTAACAAATGATCTCATAATTGAGAACAATCAGAAACATCTTTAATtccaaatttttcaagaaatgataAGCTTAATTCCTAATGCATTTTTCGATGAAGTTTAAACTATTGCAACTCATACATTTTCCAACTGAAATTCTCCTCCAgaatatcatttaatttttttttttctttggacaAGGAATAACTAATCCTATTTACAACAGCACAAACTCCTTGAAGCGAAACTTGACCAACCAAAACACCTTAGCACAAAATACTCCTGTATTTCTCTCTTTATTCAATCcagaagttttatatattttttgacaaCCAGAAGTTTGACTTCCACAAACAATCCCTATCCAGTGAACAATTCcaaacaatataaatatatgcagTTCTTGAATCAAATCCAGACAGGATGGACTACTTTGGTCAAGGTTCAACATGTAATCTTCCATGCACAGAAgcaaaaacggtgagaaagacaCGGAGAGGTGGAGAAACTGTAATACTAACATGTTAGTGAGGATAAATAAACTGTGGGAAGCAAGTAATGCAGTTAACTTTTTTATGAAAGAATGTATTTCCAGAAGAGAAAATGTTTCTAAATTACAGAATGGAAAGGCAAGTAAggcatttaacttttttatctaagaatgtatttacaaaagaaaaaatgtttcTAAATTACAGAATAGGAAGTCTAGAAACTTAAATAATAAAGGAATGGTAATGCACCAGGCAGAGATTTCAAGCTGTCTTCCTAAATGGTTTTCAAGTTGAAAGAATCTCAACACATTCCCTTTGTGGTCTCGTATCACCTAGACCTATAGACACTATAGAATCCTTAAGAAACAACTGATAATATGATTTAGCACTTCTTTTTATGCAATGGTTCCTGCGTGCCTTATGAGCACTGCATTGACTAGATGCAAGTATTTTAGTCAATTTAGCAAGTTAAAATGAGCATAGTCTGGTTCCGCGAGATCCAATATAGTGGCTCAGAATTCAGAAAGGGTAAAGATTAGATTGTAAACTCTAGTTCCGCGAAACAGCAGAAGTGACTTGGGTTTCATCAACAGCTTCTAAACAGCAGAATTGAGTGTCTCTGGCCTCTTTTGGTCATGTGCGATCCACATCATGATGTGCATGGCAATTATTCCTGCAAGCAACAAATTGTCTATTAAAggtattcaaaaagaaaacacgTGTGGGGTACTCACTAAAGAAACCATGGATTCTTACGGGAGTCATTATTTTCCAAGCAAAGGGAGAAAAAGCTATACAAAGAAAAAGCAAGTGTTGTGAGCTTTCTTGGATCCTTCGGTGAAAGAAATGTAATTAAAggtattcaaaaagaaaacacgTGTGGGGTACTCACTAAAGAAACCATGGATTCTTACGGGAGTCATTATTTTCCAAGCAAAGGGAGAAAAAGCtatagaaagaaaaagcaaGTGTTGTGAGCTTTCTTGGATCCTTCGGTGAAAGAAATGTAATTAAAggtattcaaaaagaaaacacgTGTGGGGTACTCACTAAAGAAACCATGGATTCTTAGGAGGGTCATTTCAATTTTCAGAGCGAAGGGAGAAAaagctataaaaagaaaaagcgaGTGTTATGAACTTTGTTGGATCCTTCCGTGAAAGACAGAGAGATGGGAGAGACAAAGACTGAGGGCAAGTTTTTCTTCGAAGCGACGCGTAATGCATACCTTTTTttgacaaagaagaagaaatttgcTGATCAGTTTGAAAGTAGCAGCTTCTCTGGTAATGCCCAGGAAATTTCATTAGAGTTTAATTACACAGTGACAGTGACCCACTCATACCATCTTGATCCACTTCCTTAATATAAAGCTCCTTACTCACATGTCTCTCTGCACTCAATAACTCGTGACCCTTCTTCCTTCAAAGAAGCTACCAAGATTTCAATCTCTTCCATGGCCATCCCAAATGTCTCCTTCACCTCCCCTTCTTCTTCCCATCCTCGGATTCATGATGTGTTTCTGAGTTTCAGAGGGGATGATACCCGCAACACCTTTACCGGTCATCTACATCACGCTCTCATTGAAAAGGGGATCAAAACCTTCATAGATGACAAGGATCTTCGGAAGGGAGACGAAATCTCCAAACTTTTGGAAGCCATTGAACAATCTAAAATTTCCATCATCATCTTCTCTAAGACCTATGCCACTTCCACGTGGTGCTTAGATGAACTTGTCAAGATTCTCGAGTGTCGGAAATCGATCGGCCAAATGGTTCAACCCATTTTCTACGATGTGGATCCTTCAGATGTGCGGAAGTTTGTAGAAGTGATCGACATGCATGAAAATAAAGTCAAGGATGATATACAAAGGGTGTTGAGGTGGAAGGTGGCTCTCAAAGAAGCAGCCAATTTGTCCGGTTGGCATTTGAACAATGGGTAcgcttttagtttttttttaatgcaagcATTGATATCAAATACATGAGGTGTAACCAAATAGGTCTCTCtcctctttttcatttctctctgATTTTATGGTAACTGCACTTAATCGGTTCCAATTCCTTCTAGCTGCtttacttttcatttcttaATTCCTCTATATTTGTGGCACTAGAGAAAGCCTTGATCAGATTCTTCTTAATTAGCAATTTCTAGACTGATCCTGAGATGCTTTTTATATGTAACAGTATGATTTCTAGATTGTCCTGTTTGAATGGCATGCAGGCATGAGTCCCATTTTATCCAACGCATTGTAGAAGAGATATCAAGTATATTAATGAAGCACACATTTTTAGATGTTGCGAAGAACCCAGTTGGATTAGATTCTCACATAAGGGCCATGAGTAAGTTGTTGAGTGTTGGGAATGATGACGTTCGCATGGTTGGAATCCATGGAATTGGTGGAATAGGTAAAACCACTATCGCAAAAGCTGTATACAACTCCTTTGCTCTTGAATTTCAAAGTTGCTGCTTTCTTGCTGAAGTCCGAGAAACTACAAACCTGTCCGGCCTTGTTCCATTACAAGAAACACTTCTATCTGAGACCTTGGGCAAGAATACCAACTTAAAGGGGGGAAGTGTGGATAGAGGAATTACTGTAATAAAGGAGAGGCTCTGCCATAAGAAGGTTCTTTTAGTTCTTGATGATGTCAATGAGGTGGAACAACTTGAGAAATTAGCAGGAGATAAGAATTGGTTTGGTCCAGGAAGTAGAATCATTATTACAACCAGAGATCAACATGTGCTAGAAACTCATGGGGTAGAAAGAAGATACAAGGTCCAAGAATTAAGTGATGCTGATGCTCTTCAACTTCTTAGTTTGAATGCTTTCCATAAGTCTTATCCTGAAGAAGGGTATGAGGAGCTCATAAATAGTGTGGTTCAGTACGCCAAGGGCCTTCCCTTGGTTCTAGTGGTGTTGGGGTCTTTCCTATGTGGTAGAAGCAAACCTCAATGGGAAAGCAAAATACGTAAAATGTTGGATTTTGAATAAATCCGAGATCACCAAGATCTCTTATcaaaattgtgaagaaaattAACAAAGAACATACCTCCAATTTGTGATGAGTTTTCCATGGAGATGTAAGAATTCCtgcaaaagagaaagagaaatttCTCTATGGAGTGAACTACTCTCTaccctctttttcttcttttttgtgttttcaatTACCGTGTGTCTATCAGCCCTCACTTTTTAAAGAGATGTGATAAAAGGGCCAGACAAAAAACACTAATAGAACTTAATGGGTTAGTTCTATTTAATTGGGGTGAGAGTAGGGGCCTCCATGTGTCTATAAAAAATAACCCATCCCATTATAAGTTTAATGATTAAACTATAATGCTAGTccattaaaaacaaatacaacaatCTTCCACTTGGACAACATTATAATTAATCACAACATAAACGCAAACACTCATTTCCAGAAGAAGCCCCAGAGATAAATCTTAATGTCTTTAAAACAATAGGCCTTGTCCAAAAAATGCAGTTGTAGTACCTAGTCTAGTGAATATATCGACAGGATATATGATACTAAACTTATACTCACAAGCACCTGACTCAGGCATAGACTAAATAGATTATCTCTGACAGGTAATAAGCCTTGTCCATAATGCGCGTGACTCAGACACGAGACTAATCAATATGTCTCAATACATAAAGTATGTCCTGTCCAAAATGCGCGTGACTCAGGCATGAGACCAAACATAATGTCTCATTATATAAACAATCGCCTTGTCCAAAATGCGCGTGACTCAGG
This sequence is a window from Carya illinoinensis cultivar Pawnee chromosome 9, C.illinoinensisPawnee_v1, whole genome shotgun sequence. Protein-coding genes within it:
- the LOC122275934 gene encoding uncharacterized protein LOC122275934 isoform X1 produces the protein MDSTNSATSPRSVINLSDYSSSPYYLHPNDNPGALLVSEIFSGDNYIAWSRSITMALTVKNKVAFINGSIAATPADQLVLHSAWLRVNNLEREGRGYCDSSHHNGIESHFKRHNVAPKLSEEERATRRYEMQVDVELHEEQRWKRLRKAEEDDG